A genomic segment from Salvia splendens isolate huo1 chromosome 13, SspV2, whole genome shotgun sequence encodes:
- the LOC121760465 gene encoding acanthoscurrin-1-like, translated as MAKLSLMLFVCLLTAHQIAARVFPGDATTADQKNFASFGGLGGYSGIGGGGLPFGGVGGGIGSGLGGGIGGGIGTLPAGGLGVGGIGGGIGNLGGVGAGVGGGGGDGAGVLPYP; from the coding sequence ATGGCGAAGTTGAGTTTGATGCTTTTTGTTTGCCTTTTAACAGCTCATCAGATTGCAGCTAGGGTTTTTCCAGGCGACGCTACCACTGCAGACCAGAAGAACTTCGCCTCTTTCGGAGGCCTAGGCGGCTACTCCGGCATCGGCGGGGGCGGCCTTCCCTTCGGAGGCGTCGGTGGCGGGATAGGCTCGGGATTAGGTGGCGGCATTGGCGGTGGCATCGGCACTCTGCCAGCTGGTGGCCTTGGAGTTGGAGGCATTGGAGGCGGAATCGGCAACCTTGGCGGAGTTGGGGCTGGAGtcggtggcggtggtggagatGGTGCCGGCGTTTTGCCGTACCCTTGA
- the LOC121762273 gene encoding 26S proteasome regulatory subunit 4 homolog A-like: protein MGQGTPGGLNRQPGDRKNDGDKKDKKFEPAAPPARVGRKQRKQKGPDAAARIPAVTPLTKCKLRLLKLDRIKDYLLMEEEFVANQERLKPQEEKTEEDRSKVDDLRGSPMSVGNLEELIDENHAIVSSSVGPEYYVGILSFVDKDQLEPGCAILMHNKVLSVVGLLQDDVDPMVSVMKVEKAPLESYADIGGLDAQIQEIKEAVELPLTHPELYEDIGIKPPKGVILYGEPGTGKTLLAKAVANSTSATFLRVVGSELIQKYLGDGPKLVRELFRVADDLSPSIVFIDEIDAVGTKRYDAHSGGEREIQRTMLELLNQLDGFDSRGDVKVILATNKIESLDPALLRPGRIDRKIEFPLPDIKTRRRIFQIHTSRMTLAEDVNLEEFVMTKDEFSGADIKAICTEAGLLALRERRMKVTHSDFKKAKDKVMFKKKEGVPEGLYM, encoded by the exons ATGGGTCAGGGCACTCCCGGCGGCCTGAATCGCCAGCCTGGCGACCGCAAGAACGACGGCGACAAGAAGGACAAGAAATTCGAGCCTGCCGCGCCTCCCGCTCGCGTCGGCCGGAAGCAGCGCAAGCAGAAGGGCCCCGATGCGGCGGCTCGGATACCCGCGGTCACGCCTCTCACTAAGTGCAAGCTGCGCCTGCTCAAGCTCGACCGAATCAAAGATTACTTGCTTATGGAGGAGGAGTTCGTGGCCAATCAGGAGAGGCTCAAGCCCCAGGAGGAGAAAACGGAGGAGGATCGCTCCAAGGTCGACGATCTGAGAGGCTCCCCCATGAGCGTCGGCAATTTGGAGGAGTTGATTGATGAGAATCACGCCATTGTTTCCTCCTCGGTGGGACCGGAGTATTACGTCGGGATCTTGTCGTTTGTTGATAAGGATCAGCTCGAGCCTGGCTGCGCGATTCTTATGCACAATAAG GTTCTATCTGTTGTTGGACTGCTTCAAGATGATGTTGATCCAATGGTATCTGTGATGAAAGTTGAGAAGGCTCCATTAGAGTCATATGCCGATATTGGTGGTTTAGATGCCCAGATCCAGGAAATTAAGGAGGCAGTTGAGCTTCCATTAACACACCCAGAATTGTATGAAGATATTGGTATTAAACCCCCCAAAGGTGTCATATTATACGGAGAACCCGGAACTGGAAAAACTTTACTTGCAAAG GCCGTGGCAAATTCTACATCAGCAACTTTCTTGCGTGTCGTTGgaagtgaattaattcaaaagtATCTGGGAGATGGTCCTAAATTGGTCAGAGAACTTTTCAGAGTTGCTGATGACCTCTCACCCTCTATCGTCTTTATTGACGAAATTGATGCAGTGGGAACAAAAAG GTATGACGCCCACTCAGGTGGTGAACGTGAAATTCAAAGGACTATGCTGGAATTGCTGAACCAGTTAGATGGTTTTGATTCAAGAGGAGATGTGAAAGTAATCCTTGCAACAAACAAAATCGAAAGTCTCGATCCTGCTCTCCTTCGGCCTGGTAGAATAGACAGGAAAATTGAGTTCCCTCTCCCTGATATCAAGACAAGGAGACGCATTTTCCAG ATACACACATCAAGGATGACGCTGGCCGAGGATGTCAACCTGGAGGAATTTGTTATGACGAAAGATGAGTTTTCTGGAGCTGATATCAAGGCCATATGCACTGAAGCTGGCTTGCTTGCTTTGAGAGAGCGGCGAATGAAG GTGACTCATTCTGATTTCAAGAAGGCAAAGGACAAGGTTATGTTCAAGAAGAAAGAGGGAGTTCCTGAGGGGCTATATATGTGA